In Sphingopyxis sp. 113P3, one DNA window encodes the following:
- a CDS encoding CaiB/BaiF CoA transferase family protein: MARHLPLEGITVVAVEQAVAAPFCTSRLADAGARVIKIERPEGDFARGYDTVAAGQSSYFVWLNRGKESLVLDLASAEGQARFAALVGQADVLVQNLKPGALARLGFGPDDLIARHPRLIVCSISGYGDAGPLAARKAYDLLIQAESGLASVTGGPEAPARVGTSIVDIATGATAHAAILEALIGRAVSGMGADIRISMFDVMADWLTVPLLHHEGGKSPQRIGLAHPSIAPYGVFVTRDGKSILISIQSEREWKGFAAHFLGDAALAGDSRFATNIERVRNRADTDSLVAAKFAELDEIEARERLEAADVAFASVNDMAALSAHPHLRRIAVETPAGTVAYPAPAPVVMGEQRAYGPVPALGANSRSGG; this comes from the coding sequence ATGGCGCGGCATTTGCCGCTGGAGGGCATAACCGTCGTCGCCGTCGAACAGGCGGTGGCGGCGCCATTCTGCACCTCGCGTCTCGCCGATGCGGGCGCGCGCGTGATCAAGATCGAGCGGCCGGAAGGCGACTTCGCACGCGGTTATGATACCGTCGCAGCGGGGCAGAGCAGCTATTTCGTCTGGCTCAATCGCGGCAAGGAGTCGCTGGTGCTCGACCTCGCCAGTGCGGAAGGGCAGGCGCGCTTTGCCGCGCTGGTCGGCCAGGCCGACGTGCTGGTGCAGAATTTGAAGCCGGGCGCGCTCGCCCGGCTGGGGTTCGGCCCGGACGACCTCATTGCGCGGCATCCGCGGCTGATCGTCTGCTCGATCAGCGGCTATGGCGATGCCGGGCCGCTCGCAGCGCGTAAGGCATATGATCTGCTGATCCAGGCGGAATCGGGGCTCGCTTCGGTGACTGGCGGGCCGGAAGCGCCGGCTCGGGTCGGCACCTCGATCGTCGATATCGCGACCGGCGCGACCGCGCACGCCGCCATTCTCGAAGCACTTATCGGCCGTGCGGTCAGCGGCATGGGCGCCGACATCCGTATTTCGATGTTCGACGTTATGGCCGACTGGCTGACGGTACCATTGCTGCACCATGAAGGGGGCAAGTCGCCGCAGCGCATCGGCCTCGCGCATCCATCGATCGCGCCTTACGGCGTGTTTGTCACGCGCGATGGCAAGTCGATCCTGATTTCGATCCAGAGCGAGCGCGAATGGAAGGGTTTCGCGGCACATTTTCTGGGCGATGCGGCGCTTGCCGGCGACTCGCGCTTCGCGACGAATATCGAACGGGTGCGCAATCGCGCGGATACCGATTCCCTGGTCGCGGCGAAGTTCGCCGAACTCGACGAAATCGAGGCGCGGGAACGCCTGGAGGCGGCCGACGTGGCGTTTGCCAGCGTCAACGATATGGCGGCGCTGTCCGCACATCCGCATCTGCGCCGTATCGCGGTGGAAACACCGGCGGGTACCGTCGCCTATCCGGCGCCGGCACCCGTCGTGATGGGCGAACAGCGGGCCTACGGCCCGGTGCCGGCGCTCGGGGCGAATAGCAGGAGCGGAGGATGA
- a CDS encoding FAS1-like dehydratase domain-containing protein yields the protein MNDQLDMPHLRQWIGREDIAEDILTPSLVEKFNATLGLPGHDVQSGDTAPRLIHFCLCQPAVPMAALGDDGHPSRGGFLPPVPLPRRMWAGSEIAFERELRVGDTIRRQSRVADVAAKTGRSGTLCFVTVDHEISAASGVAVTERQTLVYRAESGTSQVAPAPEPAPAGVTVEKVDICPVLLFRYSALTFNGHRIHYDRPYAMTEEGYPGLVVHGPLQASLLIHLAARCHGGSPPARFAFRGVSPAFDGQPLGLNAGRVAADELELWTASIGGPVAMRAMARW from the coding sequence ATGAACGATCAGCTAGATATGCCGCATTTGCGGCAATGGATTGGCCGGGAGGATATCGCGGAGGATATCCTGACGCCATCCCTCGTGGAGAAGTTCAATGCGACGCTTGGCCTGCCCGGGCATGACGTGCAGTCAGGCGATACCGCGCCCAGGCTGATACACTTCTGCCTGTGTCAGCCCGCCGTGCCGATGGCGGCGCTCGGCGATGACGGGCACCCGTCGCGGGGCGGATTCCTGCCTCCGGTGCCGCTGCCGCGGCGGATGTGGGCCGGAAGCGAGATTGCCTTCGAACGCGAACTCCGGGTGGGAGATACCATCCGCCGGCAATCGCGCGTGGCGGACGTGGCGGCGAAGACCGGACGAAGCGGCACCCTGTGCTTCGTCACGGTCGATCACGAGATCTCGGCAGCCAGCGGCGTCGCCGTCACCGAGCGGCAGACCCTCGTCTACCGCGCCGAATCAGGCACGTCACAAGTGGCGCCGGCACCCGAGCCAGCGCCAGCAGGGGTCACCGTTGAGAAGGTCGACATATGTCCAGTGCTGCTGTTTCGCTATTCGGCGCTGACGTTCAACGGCCATCGCATCCACTACGACAGGCCCTACGCCATGACCGAAGAGGGCTATCCCGGTCTCGTCGTGCACGGGCCGCTTCAGGCGAGCTTGCTGATCCATCTGGCGGCGCGCTGTCATGGCGGCTCGCCGCCTGCCCGCTTTGCCTTCCGTGGCGTATCGCCGGCGTTTGATGGGCAGCCGCTCGGCTTGAATGCTGGCCGGGTCGCGGCCGATGAGCTGGAATTGTGGACCGCTTCGATCGGCGGACCAGTGGCAATGCGGGCGATGGCGCGCTGGTGA